From the Methanocaldococcus fervens AG86 genome, the window AATATATAACCTTCTATATCCTTAACAATCTTATCTTTCAAAAATCCGCATGGGAATGAGTTTATAAGAGTTTTTATTTCATCTTTTTCTAAATTTAAAGTTAAAAACTCATGCTCTATATTTTTTTCACTTAAATAATTTGAAATCTTCTCCTTAGTTTTTTGCGGAACTAAAGCTGGAAAGTCATAAGTTATTACTTTAACATTAAAAATATTTAATAAAATATCAACAGCATATAAATCGTATTGGCATTGAACCAGATATGTAACATCTATTTTCTTTCTTGGAATTTCCTTATATAAAAAATAATTGCAGATATTTTGGAAGGCAATATCATCAAATAAGGATTTAATAGCTTTTATTCTTTTTTCAAATAAAACCTTGTCAGTGTAATCTTCAACCCTTATAATTTCAAATCTATCCTTCATCTCTTCCCTAAGTTTTCCAACTACCCAGCCTCCAGGCCCTATAATTGTTGATTTGTCAGTTCTATTTTTTGTATAAATGGTTAGCATCTTTCCATTTACTTCAATATCAACTATATCAAATAACGCTTTACCTAAGCCTAAATCTTCTCTAATTCTTGAAACTCTCTCTTTAATCTCATTAATTAGCTCTAACTGCAATGATTGTTTGTCCTGCATAGACCCTCTCTCCTTCTTTTACTGTTACATTATAGTTGCTTGGAATTATCACAGCAGTTTGTGAGCCAAGCTTTATTTTACCAATTCTCTGTCCCATTTCAACATAATCTCCTTCTTTTAAATTTAAAGAGCATCTTCTTGCAACAAAACCTGCTATTTGAACAACTCCAACGTAATCTGAGCCATTTTTTATTATCACTATGTTTCTTTCATTTACCTTTTCTACATCTTTTAAAAATGCTGGATAATAACCACCATCTACATGCTCTATATATACAACTTCTCCGCTTATTGGGGCTCTATTAACATGCACATCCAACGGAGACATAAAAATGCCTACAACGTAACAACCATATGGGAAGTATTTTGAAACATTTAAGATATAGCTATTTCCATCTTTAAAAACCTCTGCTTCTCCATTTTCGTAGAATTTTATATATTCAACAGTTCCATCGGCTGGAGATAGAATGATATTATCCTCTTTTATTACATCCCTATCTGGATCTCTATAAAAATAAACAGTAAATAACAGTAGAGAACAGACAGTTACAGCAAAGAATTTCTTATATTTATTTGCCATGCTCTTCACACCATTTGCATTTTTCATAGCCTAGAGCTTTTGCATCATCTTCAGAATAAAAGTAAATTATATTTTCCTCTTTTATCCTTTTCCATATGGACAGCTTTCCAATATGTGATACTTCTTTCCATATTTTGATGCATAAATATTTGTCGGTGTTGGAGATAAATAAATATCCCTATCAAAGTTTTTCTTTTCAATTAGTTTAAAATCATCAATATTATTTAAAATTATCTCGTATTTTCCATTATATAGGGATATTTTTCCTTTAACCTCAATATAATCTCCTTCTTTAATCATTGGATTATAACTTAGTGTATAATTTAATAGTTCTTCCCTCGTCTTACTAAAAGCAACAACATCCAAGTTTCCAGTACCGTCGTTTATAACAATTCGTGATATATTAAT encodes:
- a CDS encoding archaetidylserine decarboxylase, whose translation is MANKYKKFFAVTVCSLLLFTVYFYRDPDRDVIKEDNIILSPADGTVEYIKFYENGEAEVFKDGNSYILNVSKYFPYGCYVVGIFMSPLDVHVNRAPISGEVVYIEHVDGGYYPAFLKDVEKVNERNIVIIKNGSDYVGVVQIAGFVARRCSLNLKEGDYVEMGQRIGKIKLGSQTAVIIPSNYNVTVKEGERVYAGQTIIAVRAN
- a CDS encoding OB-fold nucleic acid binding domain-containing protein — encoded protein: MKLKERNTIFFALACFIILSTTWLFLNPTQPKEKHISEIKEGDYVIIKGYIQKMDVKRDKYRHVINISRIVINDGTGNLDVVAFSKTREELLNYTLSYNPMIKEGDYIEVKGKISLYNGKYEIILNNIDDFKLIEKKNFDRDIYLSPTPTNIYASKYGKKYHILESCPYGKG